In a genomic window of Physeter macrocephalus isolate SW-GA chromosome 14, ASM283717v5, whole genome shotgun sequence:
- the LOC102981488 gene encoding LOW QUALITY PROTEIN: zonadhesin (The sequence of the model RefSeq protein was modified relative to this genomic sequence to represent the inferred CDS: inserted 3 bases in 3 codons; deleted 3 bases in 2 codons; substituted 1 base at 1 genomic stop codon), whose amino-acid sequence MGNYYRPLTHHIESRCTLRAKLCPDTCHSEFSGMACRNRRVEGCTCDRGFDLSGLRCAPRSECGCLDPTAGYLKVGERWFKPGCRQLCICEGSNRTRRVQWRCQAQEACGRQDGIYGCHAQGSATCTVSGDPHYLTFDGALHHFMGTCTYTLTRPCWLRSPENYFVVSATNEFRGGDLEASSVKAVQVQVSNLRISMIKGRQVMLDGRRVALPVWPAQGRVNVRSSGSFILLCTDFGLQVRSDGNLMEVTLPSSYXGRLCGLCGNCNNSLDDNLQPEKRPAVSSVHLGASWKLNELSEPGCFAAGGEPPRCLGKKVTDAWNKNCDILMNPQGPFSQCHGVVAPHSSFTSCVYGQCGAKGDALTLCRSLRAYASLCARAGQALAWRNTTICPLHCPLGSSYSTCANPCPAXSTPAYCPSSLPCAEGCGCQEGHILSGTSCVPLSQCGCTSQRGSYHPVAGSWYTGNTCSRLCTCSAHSNVSCLQTARKPGQTCGSQDGLIRCRAAGMGECRIRDTSHYVSFDGSYHALRGTCTYVLVKICHSTMDLPFFKISGKNGKQKDQPHTFHLRRVHVDIFNTLVTLKKDQVLINGTRVTLPATTQIRGVKVISGDGYTVLTINTGVQVKFDGSGFLEVEIPKAYYEKIPRSPLHTRTCDMCGSLNGEGGDELLMPNDELALDDVVYVGSWQDKEMDPNCQEDDKKTDSEPQGKPNTNCRAAELARAQEQCQAAFQAPAWLQCATRVILSPFLLRCTHSPCEFGGLHHAPCQSLQAFGAACQAQGIKPPIWRNSSFCPLDCSAHSVYTTCVPSCPPSCWDPEGQCKGSRVPSTCEEGCVCEPGYVLSGRHCVPRSQCSCRDAQGNSLPAGKSWFSGGCSKRCACRAGAVQCWPFTCPSGSQCXPNEDGKDYCPPEKSEQCTIYGDPGYHTLAGLSYRFQGRMTYFLIKTLDVLPDGVEPLVVEGRNKVYPSFSPIFLHEIIVMVCGYTVQLQTELGLVVDGQKMAIPYEPNHQLRVTVRGHRLYLVTDFELVISFNGKNNAVISPPVTYHRRLVRGLCGSCDQSKRKDFTLPSGALTQNLLVFGSSWEVKKTEGGLPRFSREVQEEEVKEEEASGFHVSGCRPELIEHTQACRVLLDPQGPFAACHQPVAPEPFLEHCVSDLCAARDPKEQEELRCQVLSGYAIICQEAGAAPLSWRDHTRCALPCPASTVYQSCRTPCPASCATLAAPRDCKGPCVEGCASLPGYISSGAQSLPLAHCGCTNNGIHYQQGDSFVTEHCSQRCTCASSGVLLCEPLSCSPGEICTLGNLTRGCFRDSPCLQNPCQNDGXCQEQETHFTCECELGTGGDLCTELRDVPPPKKPEASNFVVILLGLLVPVLVVVSEVTRECISGTRRRRKCRARPETSCQAPVSTSPTVHSFGSGKSSLLLMQGFLAFSSDLAPEHAFKVAQF is encoded by the exons atgggaaactaCTACAGACCCCTGACTCACCATATAGAGAG CCGGTGCACCCTGCGTGCCAAGCTGTGCCCGGACACCTGCCATTCCGAGTTCTCGGGCATGGCCTGCCGGAACCGCCGCGTGGAGGGCTGCACGTGCGACCGGGGCTTCGACCTCAGCGGTCTCCGGTGCGCCCCCAGGTCCGAGTGTGGCTGCCTTGACCCCACGGCCGGCTACCTCAAG GTGGGGGAGCGGTGGTTCAAGCCAGGCTGCAGACAGCTCTGCATCTGTGAGGGCAGCAACAGAACTCGCCGTGTGCAGTGGAGGTGCCAGGCCCAGGAGGCCTGTGGTCGGCAGGATGGCATCTATGGCTGCCACGCTCAAG GGTCCGCCACCTGCACTGTCTCGGGGGACCCGCATTACCTGACGTTCGACGGAGCCCTGCACCACTTCATGGGCACCTGCACCTACACCCTGACCCGGCCTTGTTGGTTGAGGTCCCCAGAGAATTACTTCGTCGTGAGCGCCACCAACGAGTTCCGCGGCGGAGACTTGGAGGCCTCCTCTGTCAAAGCCGTCCAAGTGCAGGTCTCCAATCTCAGAATCTCCATGATCAAAGGCCGCCAGGTCATG CTGGACGGTCGCCGGGTGGCCCTGCCCGTGTGGCCTGCACAAGGCCGGGTGAACGTGAGGTCCAGCGGCTCCTTTATCCTCCTCTGCACGGACTTTGGGCTTCAAGTTCGCTCTGACGGGAACCTGATGGAAGTGACCCTGCCCTCCTCCT GCGGCCGGCTCTGCGGGCTGTGCG GGAACTGCAACAACAGCCTAGACGACAatctgcagcctgagaaaaggccTGCAGTCAGCTCCGTGCACCTGGGGGCCTCCTGGAAGCTAAATGAGTTATCTGAACCTGG CTGCTTTGCTGCGGGTGGAGAGCCCCCCAGGTGCCTGGGGAAGAAAGTGACAGACGCCTGGAATAAGAACTGTGATATCTTAATGAACCCTCAGG GACCCTTCTCCCAGTGCCACGGGGTGGTGGCCCCGCACTCCAGCTTCACCAGTTGCGTGTACGGCCAGTGTGGGGCCAAGGGCGACGCCTTGACCCTGTGCCGCTCCCTGCGGGCCTACGCGTCCCTGTGCGCCCGCGCGGGCCAGGCCCTCGCTTGGCGGAACACCACCATCTGCC CTCTGCACTGCCCCTTGGGCAGCAGCTACAGCACCTGTGCCAACCCCTGCCCGG AGAGCACTCCAGCGTACTGCCCGTCCTCGCTGCCCTGTGCCGAGGGCTGCGGGTGCCAGGAAGGCCACATCCTGAGTGGGACCTCCTGTGTGCCCCTCAGCCAGTGTGGCTGCACCAGCCAGAGGGGCTCCTACCACCCG GTCGCGGGGAGCTGGTACACGGGCAACACCTGCTCCAGGCTCTGCACCTGTTCCGCTCACAGCAACGTCTCCTGCCTCCAGACCGCCCGCAAGCCTGGCCAGACGTGCGGGTCCCAGGATGGGCTGATACGGTGCCGGGCGGCAG GGATGGGAGAGTGCCGCATCCGTGACACGTCCCACTACGTAAGCTTCGATGGCAGTTACCATGCGCTCAGGGGCACCTGCACTTACGTCTTGGTGAAAATATGCCACTCCACCATGGACCTGCCTTTCTTCAAGATCAGTGGCAAGAATGGGAAGCAGAAAGACCAACCCCACACTTTCCACCTCCGCCGGGTCCACGTGGACATCTTTAATACCCTGGTCACCCTGAAGAAGGACCAAGTGCTG ATCAATGGCACGCGAGTCACCCTCCCGGCGACCACCCAGATCCGGGGAGTCAAAGTCATTTCCGGGGACGGCTACACCGTGCTCACCATCAACACCGGGGTGCAAGTCAAGTTTGACGGCAGTGGTTTCCTAGAGGTCGAAATCCCCAAAGCCTATTATGAAAAG ATCCCTCGGTCCCCTCTGCACACCCGGACCTGCGACATGTGCGGGAGCCTCAACGGCGAGGGAGGAGACGAACTGTTGATGCCTAATGACGAGCTAGCCCTGGATGACGTCGTGTATGTGGGCAGTTGGCAAGACAAGGAGATGGACCCAAA TTGCCAAGAAGATGACAAGAAGACTGATTCAGAACCTCAGGGGAAGCCAAATACAAACTGCCGGGCAGCTGAGCTGGCAAGAGCCCAGGAGCAATGCCAGGCGGCTTTTCAGGCTCCAGCCTGGCTGCAGTGTGCCACCCGCGTGATTCTCAGTCCCTTCTTGCTCAGATGTACCCACAGCCCCTGTGAGTTTGGAGGCCTCCACCATGCCCCCTGCCAGTCTCTGCAAGCCTTCGGGGCCGCCTGCCAGGCCCAGGGGATCAAGCCTCCCATCTGGAGAAACAGCAGCTTCTGCC CTCTGGACTGCTCCGCCCACAGCGTCTACACCACCTGcgttccctcctgccctccttcctgcTGGGACCCGGAAGGCCAATGCAAAGGCTCCAGAGTGCCCTCCACTTGCGAGGAGGGCTGTGTCTGTGAGCCCGGCTATGTGCTCAGTGGACGGCACTGTGTGCCCAGGAGCCAGTGCAGCTGCAGGGACGCCCAGGGCAACTCCCTCCCT GCGGGTAAGTCCTGGTTCTCCGGAGGCTGCTCCAAGAGGTGTGCCTGCAGAGCGGGCGCCGTTCAGTGCTGGCCCTTCACCTGCCCCTCGGGCTCCCAGTGCTAGCCCAACGAGGACGGCAAAGACTACTGCCCACCCGAGA AGTCGGAGCAATGCACAATTTATGGGGACCCCGGTTACCACACATTGGCTGGCCTCAGCTACCGCTTCCAGGGCCGCATGACCTACTTTCTGATCAAGACCTTGGACGTGCTCCCTGATGGGGTGGAGCCCTTGGTCGTGGAGGGCCGCAACAAGGTATATCCATCCTTCAGCCCCATCTTCCTGCACGAAATCATCGTGATGGTCTGCGGCTACACAGTTCAGCTCCAGACGGAACTGGGACTTGTA GTCGACGGTCAGAAGATGGCCATCCCCTACGAGCCCAACCACCAGCTGCGGGTCACCGTGCGAGGCCATCGCCTGTATCTGGTCACAGACTTTGAGCTGGTCATCAGCTTCAATGGAAAGAACAATGCAG TGATCTCCCCGCCCGTCACGTAC CACCGGAGGCTTGTGCGCGGCCTGTGCGGCAGCTGTGACCAGAGCAAGAGGAAAGATTTCACGCTGCCCAGCGGCGCCCTCACCCAGAACCTCCTTGTCTTTGGCAGCAGTTGGGAGGTGAAGAAGACCGAGGGAGGCCTCCCCCGCTTCT CCCGGGAGGTACAAGAGGAGGAAGTGAAAGAAGAAGAGGCGTCAGGCTTTCATGTGTCAGGATGCAGGCCGGAGCTCATCGAGCACACACAGGCGTGTAGGGTGCTGCTGGACCCCCAGGGCCCCTTCGCTGCCTGCCACCAGCCTGTGGCCCCGGAACCCTTCCTGGA GCACTGTGTGTCTGATCTGTGTGCCGCCCGGGACCCCAAAGAGCAGGAGGAGCTGCGTTGCCAGGTCCTCAGCGGCTACGCCATCATCTGCCAGGAGGCGGGCGCCGCCCCGCTCAGCTGGCGGGACCACACCCGCTGC GCCTTGCCGTGTCCAGCCAGTACCGTCTATCAGAGCTGTAGGACACCCTGCCCAGCCTCCTGTGCCACCTTGGCAGCTCCCAGGGACTGCAAGGGCCCCTGTGTGGAGGGCTGTGCCAGCCTCCCAGGCTACATCTCCAGTGGTGCCCAGAGCCTCCCCCTGGCCCACTGCGGCTGCACCAACAATGGCATCCACTACCAG CAGGGTGACAGCTTCGTGACCGAGCATTGCTCCCAGCGCTGCACCTGTGCCAGCTCGGGGGTCCTGCTGTGTGAGCCCCTCAGCTGCAGCCCTGGGGAGATCTGCACCCTGGGGAACCTCACTCGTGGCTGCTTCCGAG ACAGCCCGTGCCTACAGAACCCCTGTCAGAATGATG GGTGCCAGGAGCAGGAAACCCACTTCACCTGTGAGTGTGAGCTTGGTACGGGGGGGGAC CTCTGCACGGAGCTTCGGGATGTGCCGCCCCCCAAAAAGCCAG AAGCCTCCAACTTTGTGGTCATCCTGTTGGGGTTGCTGGTGCCTGTGCTGGTCGTAGTGTCAGAAGTGACCAGAGAGTGCATTTCCGGGACGAGGAGGAG GAGAAAGTGCAGAGCCAGACCAGAGACGAGCTGCCAGGCACCGGTGAGCACCAGCCCCACCGTCCACAGCTTTGGCTCCGGGAAGTCGAGTCTGCTTCTAATGCAAGGTTTTCTCGCTTTCTCCTCAGATCTTGCTCCAGAGCATGCCTTCAAAGTCGCTCAGTTTTGA
- the LOC129392791 gene encoding zonadhesin-like → MTYFLIKTLDVLPDGVEPLVVEGRNKVDGQKMAIPYEPNHQLRVTVRGHRLYLVTDFELVISFNGKNNAVISPPVTYAPEACARPVRQL, encoded by the exons ATGACCTACTTTCTGATCAAGACCTTGGACGTGCTCCCTGATGGGGTGGAGCCCTTGGTCGTGGAGGGCCGCAACAAG GTCGACGGTCAGAAGATGGCCATCCCCTACGAGCCCAACCACCAGCTGCGGGTCACCGTGCGAGGCCATCGCCTGTATCTGGTCACAGACTTTGAGCTGGTCATCAGCTTCAATGGAAAGAACAATGCAG TGATCTCCCCGCCCGTCACGTACGCACCGGAGGCTTGTGCGCGGCCTGTGCGGCAGCTGTGA
- the LOC114487554 gene encoding ephrin type-B receptor 4-like gives MSVNVTAWVINAIEQDYRLPPPPDCPTSLHQLMLDCWQKDRNARPRFPQVVSALDKMIRNPASLKIVARENGGASHPLLDQRQPHYSAFGSVGEWLRAIKMGRYEESFAAAGFGSFELVSQISTEDLLRIGVTLAGHQKKILASVQHMKSQAKPGASGGSGAPAPQY, from the exons ATGTCAGTCAACGTGACTGCTTGG GTGATCAATGCCATTGAACAGGACTACCGGTTGCCCCCGCCCCCAGACTGCCCCACCTCCCTGCATCAGCTGATGCTGGACTGTTGGCAGAAAGACCGGAACGCGCGGCCCCGCTTTCCCCAGGTGGTCAGTGCCCTCGACAAGATGATCCGGAACCCTGCCAGCCTCAAAATCGTGGCCCGCGAGAATGGCGG GGCCTCGCACCCCCTCCTGGATCAGCGGCAGCCTCACTACTCAGCTTTTGGCTCTGTGGGTGAGTGGCTTCGAGCCATCAAGATGGGACGATACGAAGAAAGTTTTGCAGCCGCTGGGTTTGGCTCCTTCGAGCTGGTCAGCCAGATCTCCACTGA GGACCTGCTCCGAATCGGAGTCACTCTGGCGGGGCATCAGAAAAAAATCCTGGCCAGTGTCCAGCACATGAAGTCCCAGGCCAAGCCTGGAGCCTCGGGAGGGTCGGGAGCACCAGCGCCCCAGTACTGA